One Campylobacter pinnipediorum subsp. caledonicus genomic window carries:
- the panD gene encoding aspartate 1-decarboxylase → MTIEVLSSKIHRAVVTDANLNYVGSISIDTELIKAAGLCQWQKVEILNVNNGERFSTYVINGKKGEICLNGAAARKVCAGDVVIIVAYASMKPKKAKEFKPTVVFVNEKNEIVKNK, encoded by the coding sequence ATGACAATAGAAGTTTTATCTAGCAAAATACATAGAGCTGTTGTAACAGATGCAAATTTAAATTATGTTGGTTCAATCAGTATAGACACAGAATTAATAAAAGCCGCTGGTCTTTGCCAATGGCAAAAAGTCGAGATACTAAATGTAAACAATGGTGAAAGATTTAGTACATATGTAATAAACGGCAAAAAAGGTGAAATTTGTTTAAATGGTGCTGCAGCTAGAAAAGTATGTGCTGGAGATGTTGTGATAATAGTTGCATACGCTAGCATGAAACCTAAAAAAGCAAAAGAGTTTAAACCTACCGTTGTTTTTGTAAATGAAAAAAACGAAATAGTTAAAAACAAATAA